The following proteins come from a genomic window of Streptomyces sp. NBC_01716:
- a CDS encoding indolepyruvate ferredoxin oxidoreductase family protein, with protein sequence MSESADLSRDRYTAERGRVQLTGIQALVRLPIAQHRHDVEAGKTVGTLISGYEGSPLAGYDLELGRQGSLLKHNDVHFVPGLNEESAATAVQGSQLAPDLDGATRDGVLGIWYGKAPGLDRATDAIRHGNLMGAHPQGGAVLLVGDDPAAKSSSVPCSSEFALQDLMVPFLQPGDSSEVLELGLHAVALSRSCGLWTALRVVTAVADGSSTVDLDPARPGPCQPHGAGRHVPTARLLQPTLGPLERDMVTTRLRLAREYSRLNGLNRVIGSGTADRVGIVASGRTWHELRAVLARFGYDDAALEASPLRLLKVGMPYPLESETVREFAEGLEAVVVVEEKRAFLEIALRDLLYGSQQAPQVLGKNDATGAELFPAFGELDADLIAGRLHRALDVWGIDCGPNPDQRPQSTAGRTQLPLATRAPYFCSGCPHNSSTKPVAGSLTGAGIGCHAMVLLMHESQVGEVTGLSQMGGEGLQWIGMAPFVDRRHYVQNLGDGTFDHSGSLAIRAAVAAGVNVTYKLLFNSAVAMTGGQRAVGAMDVPRIVDVLLAERVARVLVTTEDLKRYRRVRLPRGVEVWDRSRLDEAQKLLASVPGVTVLIHDQECAAEKRRRRRRKDAPPQTRVFINERVCEGCGDCGGKSNCLSVQPVATTFGRKTRIHQGSCNTDLTCLEGDCPAFMTVSVPRAGTVGIPEVLAGGSLPAPPPEESRDGIGIRLTGIGGTGVVTVSQILATAGRLAGYTVRSLDQTGLAQKGGAVVSDVRLSRGAGTSNKLGAGECDLYLGCDLLVAADPANLRVVSPGRTTTVVSTSEVPTGIMVSDPSVSFPDVGALVAGIESEVHAIRTLDARALARGLFGDDQYANIFMVGVSYQAGALPLPSEAIEQAIELNRVAVETNLQAFRWGRRFVIEPRAVKAAAGRRTAAAPSTPESVGAAAVPPVLAEELVAYQNRAYASRFTRTVEAVSRREEQVAPGSRLLTDTVARNLFKLMAYKDEYEVARLCSRPGLADELAAEFGPGSRAVWRLHPPMLRALGVERKISLGPWFRPVFRALYAARVLRGTPFDPFGRARVRRVERALLTEYEALVLKLVGGLRNENVELAAEVAALPDLVRGYEEVKLTNVESYRAALETGLAKFEMSVRTL encoded by the coding sequence GTGTCTGAGTCAGCCGATCTTTCACGCGACCGGTACACCGCTGAGCGAGGCAGGGTGCAGCTAACCGGTATCCAGGCCCTTGTCCGACTTCCGATCGCGCAGCACCGACACGACGTGGAGGCCGGGAAGACGGTTGGAACCCTGATCTCCGGCTACGAGGGCTCTCCCCTCGCCGGCTACGACCTCGAGCTCGGCCGACAGGGGTCACTGCTGAAACACAACGACGTGCATTTCGTGCCCGGCCTGAACGAGGAGTCCGCGGCGACCGCGGTGCAGGGCTCCCAGCTCGCCCCAGACCTTGACGGCGCCACCAGGGACGGGGTCTTGGGGATCTGGTACGGCAAGGCGCCCGGACTCGACCGGGCCACCGACGCGATCCGGCACGGGAATCTCATGGGCGCCCACCCTCAGGGCGGCGCGGTGCTGCTGGTCGGCGACGACCCCGCAGCCAAGTCTTCGAGCGTGCCGTGTTCGTCCGAGTTCGCCCTCCAGGACTTGATGGTCCCTTTCCTGCAGCCCGGCGACAGTTCCGAGGTCCTCGAACTGGGCTTGCACGCTGTGGCTCTGTCACGGTCATGCGGCCTGTGGACCGCGCTGCGCGTGGTCACCGCGGTGGCCGACGGGTCGTCAACGGTTGACCTCGACCCAGCCCGCCCAGGCCCGTGCCAGCCGCACGGCGCGGGCCGGCACGTACCCACCGCTCGACTGCTCCAGCCCACGTTGGGACCGCTCGAGCGCGACATGGTCACTACCCGCCTTCGTCTGGCGCGTGAGTACTCCCGACTGAACGGGTTGAACCGGGTGATCGGCAGCGGCACAGCGGATCGGGTGGGAATCGTTGCGAGCGGTCGCACATGGCACGAGTTGCGAGCGGTCCTCGCGCGCTTCGGCTACGACGACGCGGCACTCGAAGCCAGCCCATTGCGTCTGCTCAAGGTGGGGATGCCCTACCCGCTGGAGTCCGAGACGGTTCGGGAGTTCGCTGAAGGCCTCGAAGCCGTGGTCGTCGTCGAGGAGAAACGCGCGTTCCTCGAAATCGCGCTCCGTGACCTGCTTTACGGCTCGCAGCAGGCACCACAGGTCCTGGGCAAGAACGATGCCACGGGCGCTGAGCTGTTTCCCGCTTTTGGCGAACTGGACGCCGACCTGATCGCGGGGCGTCTGCACCGGGCCCTCGACGTGTGGGGCATCGACTGCGGCCCCAACCCGGACCAGCGGCCCCAGAGCACCGCCGGCCGCACACAACTGCCGCTGGCCACTCGAGCGCCGTACTTCTGCTCCGGTTGTCCACACAACAGCTCGACCAAGCCGGTCGCCGGATCACTGACCGGAGCCGGAATCGGCTGCCACGCGATGGTCCTTCTCATGCACGAGTCCCAGGTGGGCGAGGTGACCGGACTCAGCCAGATGGGCGGCGAGGGCCTCCAGTGGATCGGAATGGCGCCTTTCGTCGACCGGCGCCACTACGTGCAGAACCTTGGAGACGGCACCTTCGACCACTCCGGCTCACTGGCCATCCGAGCGGCCGTTGCGGCCGGAGTGAACGTCACCTACAAGCTGCTCTTCAACTCAGCGGTCGCCATGACTGGCGGCCAGCGAGCTGTGGGGGCCATGGACGTGCCGCGCATCGTCGACGTCCTGCTAGCCGAGCGGGTCGCCCGAGTGCTGGTCACGACCGAAGACCTCAAACGCTACCGACGAGTCCGGTTGCCCCGGGGCGTGGAGGTCTGGGACCGATCCCGGCTCGATGAGGCTCAGAAGCTGCTCGCTTCCGTCCCCGGTGTGACGGTACTCATTCACGACCAGGAGTGCGCCGCGGAGAAGCGGCGCCGCCGCCGCAGGAAGGACGCGCCGCCGCAGACCCGCGTCTTCATCAACGAGCGCGTGTGCGAGGGGTGCGGTGACTGTGGAGGGAAGTCCAACTGCCTCTCCGTGCAGCCCGTGGCCACGACGTTCGGGCGCAAGACCCGGATCCACCAAGGATCGTGCAACACCGATCTGACCTGCTTGGAGGGCGACTGCCCCGCGTTCATGACTGTCTCGGTGCCCCGCGCGGGCACAGTCGGGATACCCGAGGTTCTCGCGGGGGGTTCGCTCCCGGCGCCGCCGCCGGAGGAGTCGAGGGACGGGATCGGGATCCGGCTCACGGGCATCGGGGGAACCGGTGTAGTGACCGTCTCGCAGATCTTGGCCACGGCCGGGCGGTTGGCCGGATACACGGTGCGCTCCCTCGACCAGACCGGGTTGGCCCAGAAGGGCGGCGCGGTCGTATCCGATGTACGCCTCAGCCGAGGTGCGGGAACCAGCAACAAACTCGGGGCCGGCGAGTGCGACCTGTACCTCGGGTGTGATCTGCTGGTCGCCGCCGATCCAGCCAACCTCCGCGTCGTCTCGCCCGGACGCACCACCACCGTTGTGTCCACTAGTGAAGTGCCCACCGGAATCATGGTGAGTGACCCCTCGGTGTCGTTCCCGGACGTTGGGGCGCTGGTCGCCGGGATCGAGTCGGAGGTTCACGCGATTCGGACCCTGGACGCGCGGGCGCTCGCCCGTGGACTGTTCGGAGACGACCAGTACGCCAACATCTTCATGGTCGGCGTCAGCTACCAGGCTGGGGCGCTCCCGCTGCCGAGTGAGGCGATCGAGCAGGCCATCGAACTCAACAGGGTGGCGGTGGAGACAAACCTTCAGGCCTTTCGCTGGGGAAGGCGGTTCGTGATCGAGCCCAGGGCGGTGAAGGCCGCTGCCGGCCGGCGGACTGCGGCCGCCCCGTCGACGCCGGAGAGTGTGGGCGCCGCTGCGGTGCCGCCGGTACTGGCCGAGGAACTGGTCGCGTACCAGAACCGCGCCTATGCGAGCCGCTTCACCCGGACCGTGGAAGCAGTATCCCGACGCGAGGAGCAAGTGGCTCCTGGTTCTCGTCTGCTCACCGACACCGTCGCTCGCAACCTGTTCAAACTGATGGCCTACAAGGACGAGTACGAGGTGGCCCGCCTCTGCTCGCGCCCCGGCCTGGCCGACGAACTCGCCGCCGAGTTCGGCCCTGGGTCCCGTGCCGTATGGCGGCTCCACCCGCCCATGCTCCGAGCGCTGGGCGTCGAACGCAAGATCTCTCTCGGGCCTTGGTTCCGGCCCGTCTTCCGTGCGCTGTACGCGGCCCGAGTGCTCCGCGGCACACCATTCGATCCGTTCGGCCGCGCCCGCGTGCGCAGGGTCGAGCGCGCCCTGCTCACCGAGTACGAGGCGCTCGTGCTGAAACTCGTAGGTGGACTCAGGAACGAGAACGTGGAACTGGCGGCGGAGGTTGCCGCACTCCCGGACTTGGTCCGGGGCTACGAAGAGGTCAAACTGACCAACGTGGAGAGCTACCGAGCTGCCCTCGAAACAGGTCTGGCCAAGTTCGAGATGTCCGTACGTACCTTGTGA
- a CDS encoding cysteine hydrolase family protein — translation MAGRQALLVGDYQTGITGAFDFCAPVLPTVTRLVEGAREKDILLVFCVAALRESGVDLSPRNRVMNQFFPLGQVFHEGGPGPQVDPRLSPQRDEPIITKRRASAFHGSELDLVLRSNNVTHLAIGGVATSAMVLATTLAALDLDYDVTVLGDCCVDPEPAVHDFLLQRVLPARGAVVVDSDDWLALLPWSGAGGGRQGPAEHRTSS, via the coding sequence ATGGCGGGGCGCCAGGCCCTGCTGGTCGGCGATTACCAGACAGGGATCACGGGTGCGTTCGACTTCTGCGCACCTGTTCTGCCGACGGTCACCCGACTGGTCGAAGGCGCGCGAGAGAAGGACATCCTCCTGGTATTTTGTGTGGCTGCCCTTCGAGAATCGGGCGTCGACCTGTCGCCGCGGAACCGCGTCATGAACCAGTTCTTCCCGCTCGGTCAGGTCTTCCATGAAGGGGGCCCTGGCCCGCAAGTCGATCCAAGGCTGTCTCCGCAGCGAGACGAGCCGATCATCACCAAGCGCAGGGCAAGTGCGTTTCACGGAAGCGAGCTCGACCTGGTACTGCGGTCGAACAATGTCACCCATCTTGCTATCGGCGGGGTCGCGACGAGCGCGATGGTCCTGGCCACGACGCTGGCGGCCCTGGACCTCGACTACGACGTCACCGTGCTCGGAGACTGCTGCGTCGACCCGGAACCCGCCGTGCACGACTTCCTGCTGCAGCGTGTTCTCCCGGCTCGCGGCGCCGTCGTTGTGGACTCTGACGATTGGCTGGCGCTGCTGCCGTGGAGTGGTGCGGGCGGTGGACGCCAAGGGCCCGCAGAGCATCGCACGTCGTCTTGA
- a CDS encoding GntR family transcriptional regulator translates to MRADHDPSPFDVGTLRHLPALLKPASPTANQTESSYRTLRRRILELELRPGDRFTESMLAAEFGVSKTPVREALVRLHHDGLVAPAPRAGYVVTPVTLRSTRDLCQLRSILEPKAAELAARRRVSDGLARRLTELSDIELARPYASDKEGVDRYLRGHFEFQLIIANACGNDRLAQAIVELLDGLEHVLRLCLGEISWSRDRVDQRSAIARAIREGDPDAAYQHMLRRTTEGGEEIIAALMEIPSVIDATVVKR, encoded by the coding sequence GTGAGAGCAGACCACGACCCCTCCCCTTTCGACGTCGGAACACTTCGGCACCTGCCGGCGCTCCTCAAGCCCGCGTCGCCGACAGCCAACCAGACCGAGTCCTCCTATCGCACCCTTCGGCGGCGGATCCTGGAACTCGAACTGCGCCCCGGTGACCGCTTCACAGAGTCCATGCTCGCTGCCGAGTTCGGCGTGAGCAAGACTCCTGTGCGCGAAGCCCTTGTTCGCCTTCATCACGACGGATTGGTCGCACCGGCGCCTCGGGCCGGGTACGTGGTCACACCCGTCACCTTGAGGTCGACGCGGGACCTCTGCCAGCTCCGGTCCATTCTGGAGCCGAAAGCCGCCGAGCTGGCTGCCCGGAGGCGCGTGAGTGACGGCCTCGCCCGGCGACTGACCGAACTGTCCGACATCGAGCTGGCGCGCCCCTACGCGAGCGACAAAGAAGGTGTGGATCGGTACCTTCGCGGCCACTTCGAGTTCCAGTTGATCATTGCGAACGCGTGCGGTAACGACCGACTGGCCCAAGCGATCGTTGAACTGTTGGACGGTCTCGAACATGTGCTGCGGCTCTGTCTCGGAGAGATCAGCTGGTCGCGCGATCGGGTCGACCAACGCTCGGCGATCGCACGCGCGATCCGCGAAGGCGATCCCGACGCGGCCTACCAGCACATGCTGCGGCGCACCACCGAAGGGGGAGAAGAGATCATCGCCGCCTTGATGGAGATCCCGTCGGTTATCGACGCCACCGTCGTGAAGCGCTGA
- a CDS encoding alpha/beta fold hydrolase has protein sequence MTTSRQGFRTYDGATLRYVDEGSGPPFVILPGLSSSVAKFSKQVSGLRDRYRVLALDPRGHGESDAPETGYTYHGLARDLHEFLNHLGLDSIAVLGHSAGCKIILTYCEIYGTSRLSHVVFSDDAPCCIGDGAFTFSEAEQTLAALSGPDAVAYTRRFSDMFVTDSMDEFARHLFYDEMLKMPRWAHAKLIRWALFGDWWDAVKLVDVPTLTIAGRISKNPWQNMQRFHEAIPGSEIAIFEADEGGSHAMYWENPEKYNSVLDAFLSR, from the coding sequence ATGACCACGTCGCGCCAAGGGTTCAGGACCTACGACGGAGCGACGCTCCGGTACGTCGACGAAGGAAGCGGGCCCCCCTTCGTGATCTTGCCTGGACTCTCAAGTTCGGTGGCCAAGTTCTCGAAGCAGGTGTCAGGGCTCCGGGACCGCTACCGCGTGCTCGCGCTCGATCCGCGTGGTCACGGCGAATCAGATGCACCGGAGACGGGCTACACGTACCACGGGCTGGCGCGCGACCTTCACGAATTCCTCAACCATCTCGGCTTGGACAGCATTGCCGTTCTCGGCCACTCCGCCGGGTGCAAGATCATCCTGACGTACTGCGAGATCTACGGGACCTCGCGCTTGTCACACGTCGTCTTCTCCGACGACGCCCCGTGCTGCATCGGAGATGGAGCCTTCACGTTCAGCGAAGCCGAGCAGACACTCGCAGCCCTGTCCGGACCGGACGCTGTCGCATACACTCGCCGATTCTCAGACATGTTCGTCACGGACAGCATGGACGAGTTCGCCCGACATCTGTTCTACGATGAGATGTTGAAGATGCCGCGGTGGGCGCACGCCAAACTGATCCGATGGGCACTCTTCGGAGACTGGTGGGACGCGGTGAAGTTGGTGGACGTCCCGACTCTGACGATCGCCGGGCGGATCAGCAAGAATCCCTGGCAGAACATGCAGCGCTTCCACGAGGCCATCCCCGGGTCGGAGATTGCAATCTTTGAAGCCGACGAAGGCGGCTCCCACGCGATGTACTGGGAGAACCCGGAGAAATACAACTCAGTGCTCGACGCGTTCCTCTCCCGCTGA
- a CDS encoding ABC transporter substrate-binding protein, whose protein sequence is MRVRTVTGMIILALVATSACSAGAGAGAGADGDAVVIQVPADPGSLDPLLSSTGWGRAMMRMSYDTLVARNADGKIVSQLAESWKVTAGEAKFKIRDGVKCSDGENLTAAVVAKNFEKLKDPAAKAPFTGSFLGSTDYSVTADEASNTLTLKLPKPFSPLLSNLTTYPGILCQSGLDDPAGLGRKSAGSGPYILTSAAPGRSYAFKANPHYAWGPGGATSADLPKQVKIDVVENETTAANLMLAGDLSLGVFREEGAFDRLHASRFTTALVPSSATFVHFNFLKDSSPVQDIRVRRAIAGVLDRAAMSSVVTGSADQVTNSVALPQSTCQSDVTDEGLVQFDVPAAERSLTEAGWAKKGDKWVKNGRPLTVDVIVSGPAAPAPPVADYALDAWTKAGIKVNLQNVDQATGAERRAEGDYDVWVGAWTGVLDPAIISPFLTSPESPTHSYVANDKYARLAKQAYAQDPGSTCPIWAEAQQALNEQVSLVPMFYDATHLVTAKGIAVRPYASFIDPSSLRRSK, encoded by the coding sequence ATGCGCGTGCGAACCGTGACGGGAATGATCATTCTGGCGTTGGTCGCGACCAGCGCCTGCAGCGCCGGCGCCGGCGCCGGCGCCGGCGCGGACGGCGACGCCGTCGTCATCCAGGTTCCCGCAGATCCGGGAAGCCTCGACCCCCTCCTCAGCTCCACCGGATGGGGTCGCGCCATGATGCGCATGTCCTACGACACGCTCGTGGCCAGGAACGCGGACGGCAAGATCGTGAGCCAGTTGGCGGAGAGCTGGAAGGTGACGGCCGGCGAGGCGAAGTTCAAGATCCGGGACGGTGTGAAGTGTTCCGACGGGGAGAATCTGACCGCCGCGGTGGTCGCGAAGAACTTCGAGAAGCTCAAGGACCCCGCGGCCAAGGCTCCCTTCACCGGCTCGTTCCTCGGGTCCACCGACTACTCGGTCACCGCGGACGAAGCCAGCAACACCCTGACACTGAAGTTGCCGAAACCTTTCAGCCCGCTGCTCTCGAACTTGACCACCTATCCCGGGATCTTGTGCCAATCCGGACTTGACGACCCGGCCGGCCTGGGCCGGAAGTCGGCCGGTAGCGGCCCCTACATCCTCACCTCCGCTGCACCCGGCCGCTCCTACGCGTTCAAAGCCAACCCCCACTACGCGTGGGGACCAGGCGGGGCGACCTCCGCCGACCTGCCCAAGCAGGTCAAGATCGACGTAGTCGAGAACGAGACCACGGCGGCGAACCTGATGTTGGCAGGCGATCTGAGTCTCGGAGTCTTCCGAGAAGAGGGCGCCTTCGACAGGCTCCATGCCTCTCGGTTCACCACTGCTCTGGTTCCCTCGTCCGCGACCTTCGTCCACTTCAACTTCCTCAAGGACTCAAGCCCGGTCCAGGACATCCGGGTGCGGCGCGCCATCGCCGGGGTTCTGGACCGGGCGGCCATGAGTTCGGTGGTCACTGGATCGGCTGACCAGGTGACCAACAGTGTGGCTCTGCCCCAGTCGACCTGTCAGTCCGACGTGACGGATGAGGGTCTGGTTCAGTTCGACGTTCCGGCGGCGGAGCGGAGCCTCACCGAAGCCGGCTGGGCCAAGAAGGGCGACAAGTGGGTCAAGAACGGCCGGCCGCTCACAGTGGACGTGATCGTGTCCGGTCCGGCCGCACCTGCCCCGCCGGTCGCCGACTACGCGCTCGATGCCTGGACCAAGGCGGGCATCAAGGTCAACCTGCAGAACGTCGACCAGGCCACCGGGGCGGAACGACGCGCTGAGGGTGACTACGACGTGTGGGTCGGAGCTTGGACAGGCGTGCTCGACCCCGCAATCATCTCGCCCTTCCTGACCTCGCCCGAATCGCCCACCCACTCCTATGTGGCGAACGACAAGTACGCTCGCCTCGCCAAGCAGGCATACGCGCAGGATCCCGGGAGCACCTGCCCGATCTGGGCCGAGGCGCAGCAGGCGCTCAATGAGCAGGTGTCTCTCGTGCCGATGTTCTACGACGCGACACACCTCGTCACCGCCAAGGGCATCGCCGTCCGGCCGTACGCCTCGTTCATCGACCCCAGCAGCTTGCGGAGGTCCAAATGA
- a CDS encoding ABC transporter permease, translated as MRARTRSFAVFTAGLLARLAGSVWLLATASFLLVQLMPGDPVARLLGPTATADDRARMRVVLGLDEPLPERYLTFLHDLVTFTFGSSFGGQSVTDILSERAMPTMELALASIVVTGLLSVVLGLGMAAATEGEKRPFVSNSFTAAMGVIASVPAYVLGVGLVAAFAVMWSIFPVAGYDGVSSLVLPVLALSLPATAVLARIVRVEALGALQSDYARTVRSKQLPAHRLYLFHVLPNVVAGALTIAGVMFGYLLGGSVIVENVFQWPGLGTTLVAAVDSRDYPVLQIAIILIGISVLLVNSLVDLALYAVDPRVRTV; from the coding sequence ATGAGGGCACGTACACGTTCGTTCGCGGTCTTCACCGCCGGACTTCTCGCCAGGCTGGCCGGCAGCGTCTGGCTCCTCGCAACGGCATCGTTCCTGCTGGTCCAACTCATGCCGGGCGATCCAGTCGCTCGTCTCCTGGGGCCGACGGCCACGGCCGATGACCGGGCTCGCATGCGAGTCGTTCTCGGGCTGGACGAACCCCTCCCGGAGCGGTACCTCACCTTCTTGCACGACTTGGTCACCTTCACGTTCGGATCGTCCTTCGGAGGCCAGTCGGTGACCGACATCTTGTCCGAACGCGCCATGCCCACGATGGAACTGGCCCTGGCCAGCATCGTGGTCACGGGGTTGCTGAGCGTGGTCCTCGGCCTCGGGATGGCTGCGGCCACGGAGGGCGAGAAGCGGCCCTTCGTCTCGAACTCGTTCACCGCGGCAATGGGAGTCATAGCGTCCGTACCGGCCTACGTGTTGGGGGTCGGGCTCGTGGCCGCTTTCGCGGTGATGTGGAGCATCTTTCCCGTCGCCGGTTATGACGGGGTCAGCTCGCTCGTCCTCCCGGTACTGGCGCTCTCACTGCCGGCGACCGCCGTGCTGGCGAGGATCGTTCGCGTCGAGGCACTGGGAGCGCTGCAGAGCGACTACGCCAGGACAGTCAGGAGTAAACAGTTGCCTGCTCACCGACTTTATCTGTTCCACGTGCTGCCGAATGTCGTCGCCGGCGCGCTGACGATCGCTGGGGTCATGTTCGGGTACCTGCTGGGCGGCAGTGTCATCGTCGAGAACGTGTTCCAGTGGCCCGGATTGGGCACCACACTCGTCGCAGCGGTGGACTCCCGCGACTACCCGGTCCTCCAGATCGCGATCATCCTCATCGGAATCAGCGTCCTGCTCGTCAACTCGCTGGTCGACCTGGCGCTGTACGCGGTGGACCCGCGGGTTCGGACCGTATGA